One Spirochaeta africana DSM 8902 genomic window carries:
- a CDS encoding Na/Pi cotransporter family protein: MLQLIIELGGSLGLFLFGMRVMSDGIQKAAGDRLQSILQFMTGNRFAAIGTGFLITILVQSSSASTVMVVGFVNAKLLTLAQAIGVILGANIGTTVTGWIVAVFGFSVNISAASFPALALGAFLIFNKKLRRQDWGEALIGFGILFLGLMFLKDAVPDINDHPEILEFIARFTDYGILSLLIFIIVGALLTVVLQSSSAAVAVTLTMAYAGWVDYPTAAAIILGENIGTTFTAFLASIGTDINARRAARAHTLFNVFGVLWMLIMFVPFLRIVDWIVPGQMLGATAPEAMQLLLPAHLAAFHTLFNVVNTLLFVAWVPAFARLVQRLVPQSEDIPDADYSLAYMLPHVAQNPELYLLQIKDEVGRMAGVVLHMYRTVLDVLGNPDARMGSEVQELKRQEDVTDLMEEEISSVLAAASNEAMNVSGIAQVNTMMRIINELERMADSCYNLTLILERRHNKGYEFDPDAQQDLVSYAQQVLRFVEYVHEHLLRRLDSVQLETAYDLEQQIDAGRDTLKKAARRRIKKRSTRIKAELLYIDILNQIEHIGDFALNIARCQRELPKGSDRALETAATGGK; the protein is encoded by the coding sequence ATGCTTCAGTTGATAATTGAGCTTGGCGGCAGCCTGGGACTGTTTCTGTTCGGGATGCGGGTGATGAGTGATGGCATCCAGAAGGCCGCCGGCGATCGCCTGCAGTCGATTTTGCAGTTTATGACCGGGAACCGGTTTGCGGCGATTGGTACCGGGTTTCTGATTACAATCCTGGTACAGTCGAGTTCTGCCTCTACGGTTATGGTGGTTGGCTTTGTAAATGCCAAGTTGCTGACCCTGGCGCAGGCAATCGGGGTGATTCTGGGGGCAAATATCGGGACCACCGTGACCGGCTGGATAGTAGCGGTATTCGGGTTCTCGGTGAACATATCTGCAGCCAGCTTTCCGGCGCTGGCGCTTGGGGCCTTCCTGATTTTCAACAAGAAGCTGCGGCGCCAGGACTGGGGCGAGGCGTTGATAGGATTCGGTATCCTCTTTCTGGGGCTGATGTTCCTGAAGGACGCAGTGCCGGACATCAACGATCACCCGGAGATTCTTGAGTTCATCGCGCGTTTTACCGACTACGGTATTCTTTCCCTGCTGATATTTATCATTGTCGGGGCGTTGCTTACGGTGGTGCTGCAGTCATCATCGGCGGCGGTGGCGGTTACCCTGACCATGGCCTATGCTGGCTGGGTTGATTATCCGACAGCGGCGGCGATCATCTTGGGTGAAAACATCGGCACCACCTTTACGGCCTTTCTTGCCTCGATCGGCACCGATATCAACGCGCGCCGGGCAGCGCGGGCCCATACCCTGTTCAATGTTTTCGGGGTGTTGTGGATGCTGATCATGTTTGTACCGTTTCTGCGGATCGTGGACTGGATCGTGCCGGGGCAGATGCTGGGGGCAACCGCTCCCGAGGCCATGCAGCTGCTGCTGCCGGCCCACCTGGCGGCCTTTCATACCCTGTTCAACGTGGTGAATACCCTGCTGTTTGTGGCCTGGGTGCCGGCTTTTGCCCGCCTGGTGCAGCGGCTGGTACCGCAGTCGGAGGATATCCCGGATGCCGACTACTCGCTGGCCTATATGCTGCCGCATGTAGCCCAGAATCCCGAGCTGTATCTGTTGCAGATCAAAGACGAGGTGGGGCGCATGGCCGGGGTGGTGCTGCATATGTACCGAACGGTGCTGGATGTGCTTGGTAACCCCGATGCCAGAATGGGCAGCGAGGTGCAGGAGCTCAAGCGCCAGGAGGATGTAACCGACCTCATGGAGGAAGAGATCTCCTCGGTGCTGGCGGCGGCCTCCAACGAGGCAATGAATGTCAGCGGGATTGCGCAGGTAAACACCATGATGCGGATCATCAATGAGCTGGAGCGTATGGCCGACAGCTGTTACAACCTGACCTTGATTCTTGAGCGGCGGCATAACAAGGGGTACGAGTTCGATCCCGATGCCCAGCAGGATCTGGTGAGCTATGCCCAGCAGGTGCTGCGGTTTGTCGAGTATGTGCATGAGCATCTGCTGCGGCGGCTGGATTCTGTTCAGCTCGAGACCGCTTATGATCTGGAGCAGCAGATTGATGCTGGCCGTGACACCCTGAAAAAGGCTGCTCGACGGCGCATCAAAAAACGATCTACCCGGATCAAGGCCGAACTGCTGTATATCGATATCCTGAACCAGATCGAGCATATCGGTGATTTTGCCTTGAACATTGCACGCTGCCAGCGGGAGCTGCCGAAGGGATCCGACCGTGCACTGGAGACAGCGGCGACAGGTGGTAAGTGA
- a CDS encoding sugar ABC transporter substrate-binding protein: protein MRLSLRVILTVTVLVTAVFAGLLVVSFLRATRQVIAVRPAEGGAEQHITIILPDDSDIFFLALAEGGRQAARQQNAVLEFLYYGAMQDEAGLLLQQARWMQTDGVLVFLPEQNSFTREIGQLAAAGIPVITLINDNPLSGRTAHLGFDAEGIARELVRLMLDDVDRRPQRWGLLIAAEDEGRTAWQAERMEAVIRNLLSGHRQIELLPTRSVAPGYFAGEQEAVRLLREHSEIAGIITAVPQALSGVVQGLIDQNRLGDVRVVGIDTGGGVSEAIQRGLLNGTIYRYPEQVGRSGVELLLQALNDRPVGEYHDLAYTAIDRHNIERFLSRMSDSMQADLQRGGQDG from the coding sequence ATGCGCCTGTCGCTTCGGGTTATCCTGACAGTAACCGTCCTCGTAACTGCGGTCTTTGCCGGCTTGCTGGTGGTGTCTTTTCTTCGCGCAACCCGGCAGGTGATTGCGGTGAGGCCGGCGGAGGGCGGCGCCGAACAGCACATCACCATAATCCTTCCCGATGATTCTGATATCTTCTTCCTGGCGCTGGCCGAGGGAGGGCGTCAGGCTGCCCGTCAGCAAAATGCTGTCCTGGAGTTTCTGTACTATGGCGCCATGCAGGACGAAGCCGGTCTGCTGCTGCAGCAGGCGCGCTGGATGCAGACCGACGGGGTGCTGGTGTTTCTGCCGGAGCAGAACAGCTTTACCCGTGAGATTGGCCAGCTTGCTGCCGCCGGGATCCCGGTGATAACCCTGATTAACGACAACCCGCTGTCCGGCCGGACAGCCCATCTGGGATTTGATGCCGAGGGTATCGCCCGCGAGCTGGTGCGACTTATGCTGGATGACGTTGACCGCAGACCACAGCGCTGGGGGCTGCTGATTGCAGCCGAGGACGAGGGGCGAACCGCCTGGCAGGCCGAGCGGATGGAGGCGGTTATTCGCAACCTGCTGTCGGGCCATCGACAGATCGAGCTGCTGCCGACCCGATCGGTGGCTCCCGGCTATTTTGCCGGTGAGCAGGAGGCGGTGCGGCTGCTGCGGGAGCACAGTGAGATTGCCGGCATAATTACGGCAGTGCCGCAGGCGCTCAGCGGGGTGGTGCAGGGCCTGATCGATCAGAATCGCCTTGGCGACGTGCGGGTTGTCGGCATAGATACCGGCGGCGGGGTGAGCGAGGCAATCCAGCGGGGGTTGCTGAACGGTACGATCTATCGGTATCCGGAGCAGGTCGGACGCAGCGGGGTTGAACTGCTGCTGCAGGCCCTCAATGATCGCCCGGTTGGCGAATACCACGATCTGGCCTATACCGCGATTGATCGGCACAATATCGAGCGATTTCTGTCGCGCATGAGCGATTCCATGCAGGCTGATCTGCAGCGAGGGGGGCAGGATGGCTAG
- a CDS encoding sensor histidine kinase translates to MASLRRRSMLYLAALAIPLTLGVLVPITLIQALLNQSLQIYQRNLRFQETAELVDGLEQHLRDYLQTRSTDSLRSYLEYAEELQAAAGLFSAVAEPSVRLSGGRNLERTAHYLLDSLQDTADRAVQAKRGRSPEQYTVLYAELRVLSGLLHNTLIELSQQELSRVMRDQGRFSQEFARMQLYSFGFMLSLVLLTAVLAVIFAEKLSEPIIRLSRSALRLADGDFSARDIPLRGTTEVQQMADAFNRMKHSIQRYITELQKTAEIEKGLMEERVSNLRMKNVLKQAEMTALQSQIQPHFLFNALNTGVQLATIEDAERTSEFLDSLAQLFRETLRPLSEATTLGREIETLQTFLYIMQIRFGSSVQLHRECQTGTLTVRLPRLILQPLVENSIVHGFTEGVGNIRLSSWVEEDRAVVELSDDGVGMSDVVVERINREMSERDADIMEGLDPRIGDTGIGLRNVMYRMRLFAGTEDSFVVVPNYAGGVCIQLRVPLRGSDLGGGS, encoded by the coding sequence ATGGCTAGTCTGCGGCGCCGATCGATGCTGTACCTGGCCGCATTGGCGATTCCGCTCACACTGGGGGTGCTGGTGCCGATCACCCTGATCCAGGCCCTGCTGAACCAGTCGCTGCAGATATACCAGCGTAATCTGCGATTTCAGGAGACTGCCGAGCTCGTTGATGGCCTGGAGCAGCATCTGCGGGACTATCTGCAGACCCGCTCCACCGACAGTCTGCGCAGCTATCTTGAGTATGCAGAGGAGCTGCAGGCCGCTGCCGGGTTGTTCTCTGCAGTGGCCGAGCCGTCCGTCCGGCTGTCGGGCGGACGGAATCTGGAACGTACCGCGCATTATCTGCTGGACAGCCTGCAGGATACTGCCGACCGGGCGGTACAGGCCAAGCGCGGGCGCTCGCCGGAGCAGTACACGGTGCTGTATGCAGAACTTCGGGTACTGTCCGGTCTGCTGCACAACACCCTTATCGAACTGTCACAGCAGGAGCTGTCACGGGTAATGCGGGATCAGGGGCGGTTCTCGCAGGAATTTGCCCGTATGCAGCTGTACAGCTTCGGTTTTATGCTGAGTCTGGTGCTGCTGACTGCGGTACTGGCAGTGATATTTGCCGAAAAGCTGTCGGAGCCGATTATCCGATTGTCGCGATCCGCACTGCGGCTGGCGGACGGCGACTTTTCGGCCCGCGATATCCCCTTGCGGGGCACCACCGAGGTCCAGCAGATGGCCGATGCCTTTAACCGCATGAAGCACTCTATTCAGCGCTACATTACCGAGCTGCAGAAGACGGCCGAGATCGAGAAGGGGCTGATGGAGGAGCGGGTTTCCAATCTGCGGATGAAGAATGTGCTGAAGCAGGCCGAGATGACGGCCCTGCAGAGCCAGATCCAGCCGCACTTCCTGTTTAATGCACTGAATACCGGGGTGCAGCTGGCGACCATTGAGGATGCCGAGCGCACCAGCGAGTTTCTTGACTCTCTGGCACAGCTGTTTCGCGAGACCCTGCGCCCCTTGTCGGAGGCTACGACCCTGGGGCGGGAGATTGAAACCCTGCAGACCTTTCTGTACATCATGCAGATCCGCTTTGGCAGTTCGGTGCAGCTGCACCGGGAGTGTCAGACCGGCACCCTGACAGTGCGGCTGCCGCGGCTGATACTCCAGCCGCTGGTGGAGAATTCGATTGTGCACGGCTTTACCGAGGGGGTGGGCAACATCCGTCTGTCGTCCTGGGTTGAGGAAGATCGCGCGGTGGTAGAACTGAGCGATGACGGTGTAGGGATGTCGGATGTGGTAGTCGAGCGAATAAACCGGGAGATGAGCGAGCGGGACGCGGATATCATGGAGGGGCTTGATCCGCGGATCGGGGATACCGGGATTGGACTGCGCAATGTAATGTATCGCATGCGACTCTTTGCCGGTACCGAGGACAGCTTTGTGGTGGTGCCGAATTATGCCGGCGGGGTATGTATTCAACTGCGGGTGCCGCTACGCGGCTCGGATCTGGGAGGGGGATCATGA
- a CDS encoding helix-turn-helix domain-containing protein, translated as MSRRIYVIDDELPVLEGVTHIVETAFPEGEICGSSRSGITALQQIDQDPPDILLVDIHLPGISGLEIVNDVRRRHPGVLCIIISAYEQFSIAKEALDFGVFAYIVKPVTKRRLLQVLQGACDELDRGDRLHAADLAGKALRQSVDGLLELQLVPRLFSGVWRPDAECWDQWLTALRGVRPDFFPAVVAAYVECTSPGCGTRIAAALRYKLPCWTGVTDGGAVGVLVSGEQDGVASSLREAVREAMYISGTGFAAEPVLRCSEPVPLERIWAVLPGVLPARPETAAMVPAAEALRASMQQLWGIVRSLEKTALDSWEQEALPRLELLLQHDHDFAVDLLLEPVFAAYQPPQLPPPSVTSLRHQGSAREMLRVLITLVQRAAAPGGYRGVSRSLQEALEYLRLRYHEQVSLESAAAAAGVSAAHLSRLFRQELQLSFSDYLTSLRMERAQQLLSDTNRSIKEVGHQVGYQDANYFSRVFKRWVGVTPREYAGSSGQGGEDV; from the coding sequence ATGAGCAGAAGGATCTATGTTATCGATGATGAACTGCCGGTACTGGAGGGGGTGACTCACATTGTCGAGACCGCATTTCCCGAAGGGGAGATCTGCGGCAGCAGTCGCAGCGGCATAACCGCACTGCAGCAGATCGACCAGGATCCCCCCGATATACTGCTGGTAGATATTCATCTGCCGGGGATATCCGGGCTTGAGATTGTGAATGATGTACGGCGGCGCCATCCGGGTGTGCTGTGCATAATTATCTCGGCATACGAGCAGTTTTCGATTGCCAAGGAAGCCCTGGATTTCGGGGTGTTTGCCTATATTGTGAAACCGGTTACCAAACGGCGCCTGCTGCAGGTGCTGCAGGGGGCCTGCGACGAGCTGGACCGCGGTGATCGCCTGCATGCTGCCGATCTGGCCGGCAAGGCCCTGCGGCAGTCGGTGGACGGGTTGCTGGAACTGCAGCTGGTTCCACGGCTGTTTTCCGGGGTATGGCGGCCGGATGCCGAGTGCTGGGATCAGTGGTTGACCGCGTTGCGCGGGGTGCGACCGGATTTTTTTCCGGCGGTGGTTGCTGCCTATGTCGAGTGTACCTCGCCAGGATGCGGAACCCGGATTGCCGCAGCATTGCGCTACAAACTGCCGTGCTGGACCGGGGTAACCGATGGCGGAGCGGTTGGGGTGCTGGTATCCGGGGAGCAGGACGGTGTTGCATCCAGCCTGCGGGAGGCTGTTCGAGAGGCGATGTATATATCGGGCACCGGATTTGCGGCGGAGCCGGTTTTGCGCTGCAGTGAGCCGGTACCGCTGGAGCGTATCTGGGCGGTCCTGCCCGGGGTGCTGCCGGCCCGGCCGGAAACTGCTGCGATGGTACCGGCGGCAGAGGCGCTGCGGGCATCCATGCAGCAGCTGTGGGGTATTGTCCGGTCGCTGGAAAAGACCGCCCTGGATAGCTGGGAGCAGGAGGCCCTGCCGCGCCTGGAGCTATTGCTGCAGCATGATCATGATTTTGCCGTGGATCTATTGCTTGAGCCGGTATTTGCTGCCTATCAGCCGCCACAGCTGCCGCCGCCATCGGTTACCTCGCTGCGGCATCAGGGCAGTGCCCGGGAAATGCTCAGGGTGCTGATTACCCTGGTCCAGCGAGCCGCTGCCCCGGGGGGATATCGCGGTGTATCACGATCACTGCAGGAGGCGCTGGAGTATCTGCGGCTGCGGTACCATGAACAGGTGTCGCTGGAGAGCGCCGCGGCTGCAGCCGGGGTGTCGGCGGCACATCTGTCGCGGCTGTTCCGGCAGGAGCTGCAGCTGTCGTTTTCCGACTACCTGACCTCGCTGCGGATGGAGCGTGCCCAGCAGCTGCTGAGTGATACCAACCGCAGCATAAAAGAGGTCGGGCACCAGGTGGGCTATCAGGATGCCAACTATTTCAGCAGGGTGTTCAAGCGCTGGGTGGGGGTTACCCCGCGTGAATATGCCGGTTCATCAGGACAGGGGGGAGAAGATGTGTAG
- a CDS encoding substrate-binding domain-containing protein: MCRYNCGCIRAAAVAVLSASLLIAGCSQHRDDEGQRGLADRSDVRIGFSMDSFVVERWQRDRDAFLKAAGSHGAQVLLRTANENVEVQRRQLNELAQSGIDVLVVVPNDSEALSDTIEQIRNRGIPVLAYDRLVRNTPIDGYISFDNQGIGATMAEMVVEAGQEAAAAQKADVAGQNAAARDTPIQLLVINGAVSDYNSYMINRGIVTALRPYIERGQVRLLDNLWLQAWRNEEAREAIEDGFARFDHIDGVVAANDLIADAVVHAAAVRGLAGRLQVSGMDGDLAAVQRVAEGTQLMTIYKPVEELAAQALDTAVQLAHGRELATGELIFNGSVEVPFIKLNPVTVTRDTIMETVIADGFHRWEDVYRNVSPDQRPPSPAE, encoded by the coding sequence ATGTGTAGGTATAACTGCGGATGTATCAGGGCTGCCGCAGTTGCGGTGCTGTCTGCCAGCCTGCTGATTGCCGGCTGCAGCCAGCACCGCGACGACGAGGGTCAGCGCGGGCTGGCCGACCGATCGGATGTAAGAATCGGGTTTTCGATGGATTCCTTTGTGGTGGAGCGCTGGCAGCGCGACCGGGATGCATTCCTGAAGGCTGCCGGCAGTCATGGCGCCCAGGTGCTGCTGCGTACCGCCAACGAGAATGTTGAGGTACAGCGCCGGCAACTGAACGAGCTTGCCCAGTCAGGCATAGATGTGTTGGTAGTGGTTCCCAACGACAGCGAGGCACTGTCGGATACCATCGAGCAGATCCGCAACCGGGGGATACCGGTGTTGGCCTATGACCGGCTGGTACGCAACACCCCGATAGACGGCTACATCAGCTTCGACAACCAGGGGATTGGCGCTACCATGGCCGAGATGGTGGTGGAGGCCGGGCAGGAGGCTGCCGCTGCGCAGAAGGCTGATGTCGCCGGGCAGAACGCGGCCGCGCGGGATACACCGATCCAGCTGCTGGTAATCAACGGGGCTGTCTCGGATTACAACAGCTATATGATCAATCGCGGGATAGTTACGGCACTGCGGCCCTATATCGAGCGCGGCCAGGTGCGGTTGCTGGACAACCTGTGGCTGCAGGCCTGGCGCAACGAGGAGGCACGCGAGGCTATCGAGGACGGGTTTGCCCGGTTTGACCACATTGACGGGGTGGTTGCGGCTAACGATCTGATAGCGGATGCTGTGGTACATGCCGCGGCGGTACGCGGACTTGCCGGCAGGCTGCAGGTGAGCGGCATGGATGGCGATCTGGCTGCGGTGCAGCGGGTGGCCGAGGGCACCCAGCTGATGACGATCTACAAACCGGTGGAGGAGCTTGCTGCCCAGGCTCTGGATACTGCGGTGCAGCTGGCGCATGGCCGGGAGCTGGCAACCGGAGAGCTGATTTTTAACGGCAGCGTGGAGGTGCCGTTTATCAAGCTTAATCCGGTAACTGTTACCCGTGACACGATCATGGAGACCGTAATCGCCGACGGATTCCATCGCTGGGAGGATGTCTATCGGAATGTGTCCCCGGATCAGCGCCCGCCTTCCCCAGCAGAGTAG
- a CDS encoding sugar ABC transporter substrate-binding protein, translated as MNKRFALVAGIIALSMIIPATQVFAAGQGEREVSQQLVVGLSLPTQREERWVRDRETMIAEAEAAGIDLRVAVADADMAQQASQVENLLAQGIQVLILAPHDAQAAASLVEEAAADGVPVISYDRLILSQDVDVYLSFDNERVGELQGEFITNLVPSGNYIVMSGAPTDNNAALFKRGAMKYIQPLADAGDINIVTERAVDNWLPENALNIVENALTASNNQIDAILAPNDGTAGGAIQALSAQGMAGQVPITGQDAELSAVRRIVEGTQSMTIFKDTRELGKAAIEAAIILAQGGNVETNNVVEGVPSLLLTPHIITEDNIDLLIDSGYLTRAQIFN; from the coding sequence ATGAACAAACGGTTCGCATTAGTAGCAGGTATTATCGCGCTGTCGATGATCATTCCTGCAACCCAGGTATTTGCTGCAGGTCAGGGAGAGCGGGAAGTCAGCCAGCAGCTGGTGGTTGGTCTGTCACTGCCGACACAGCGGGAAGAGCGCTGGGTACGTGACCGCGAGACCATGATTGCCGAGGCCGAGGCTGCCGGGATTGATCTGCGCGTAGCTGTAGCCGATGCTGACATGGCACAGCAGGCCAGCCAGGTCGAGAACCTGCTTGCCCAGGGTATCCAGGTGCTGATTCTGGCCCCGCACGACGCACAGGCTGCTGCCTCGCTGGTAGAAGAAGCTGCTGCCGACGGCGTACCGGTTATCTCGTACGACCGCCTGATCCTGAGTCAGGATGTGGATGTATACCTGTCATTCGACAACGAGCGTGTTGGCGAGCTGCAGGGTGAGTTCATTACCAACCTGGTTCCCAGCGGCAACTACATCGTAATGTCCGGTGCTCCCACCGACAACAACGCTGCACTGTTCAAGCGCGGTGCCATGAAGTACATCCAGCCGCTGGCTGATGCTGGTGACATCAACATCGTTACCGAGCGTGCAGTAGACAACTGGCTGCCGGAGAACGCCCTGAACATCGTGGAAAACGCCCTGACTGCTTCCAACAACCAGATTGATGCAATCCTGGCTCCGAACGACGGAACCGCAGGCGGCGCTATCCAGGCACTGTCGGCCCAGGGTATGGCTGGTCAGGTACCGATCACCGGTCAGGACGCCGAGCTGTCGGCCGTACGCCGGATCGTAGAGGGCACCCAGTCGATGACTATCTTCAAGGATACCCGTGAGCTGGGCAAGGCTGCTATCGAGGCTGCTATCATCCTGGCCCAGGGTGGCAATGTAGAGACCAACAACGTAGTAGAGGGCGTGCCTTCACTGCTGCTTACTCCGCACATTATCACCGAAGACAACATCGATCTGCTGATCGATAGCGGGTATCTGACTCGCGCCCAGATCTTCAACTAA
- a CDS encoding xylose ABC transporter ATP-binding protein: protein MSDYILEMKNIVKEFPGVRALDDVSFAVKPGEIHALVGENGAGKSTLMKVLSGVHPYGSYEGDIVVNGEHQRFQNIKDSEIAGISIIYQELALVPQMTVAENLFLGAEKGKSYRIDWDYATREATKYLQEVNLQVSPETLIKNLGIGKQQLVEIAKAVAKKARILILDEPTAALNEHDSENLLEILRQLRERGVTCVYISHKLEEVMAIADTITVLRDGKTVATHDQHGSDPLDEARIVSLMVGRELTERFPRIEHTPGETVMQIRNWTVQDPGNPEKNVVEDVSFDIRKGEILGVAGLMGAGRTELMMSIFGAYGKRLSGEMFMNGKKIEINNPLDAIQAGVAYVTEDRKGMGLVLGMDIRQNTSLAALRDLAKLSVINRYEEIKQTNHYVKSLRIKTPSIEQKAKNLSGGNQQKVVLGKWMLTRPSVLILDEPTRGIDVGAKFEIYNIMNALVDQGVCIVMISSELPEVLGMSDRVIVIHKGRLNGDLHWKDATQEKTMLLATGGK from the coding sequence ATGAGTGACTATATTTTGGAAATGAAGAACATCGTCAAGGAGTTTCCGGGTGTGCGTGCCCTGGACGATGTCAGTTTTGCGGTAAAACCCGGTGAGATTCATGCCCTGGTCGGAGAAAACGGCGCAGGGAAATCAACCCTGATGAAGGTCCTGAGCGGGGTCCACCCGTACGGATCCTATGAAGGCGATATCGTCGTCAACGGCGAGCATCAGCGGTTTCAGAATATCAAGGACAGCGAGATTGCCGGCATCAGTATTATCTATCAGGAGCTGGCACTGGTTCCGCAGATGACGGTAGCGGAAAACCTGTTTTTGGGCGCGGAGAAAGGCAAGTCCTATCGGATTGACTGGGATTACGCGACCAGGGAAGCAACAAAGTATCTGCAGGAGGTAAACCTGCAGGTGAGTCCGGAAACATTGATCAAGAATTTGGGAATTGGCAAGCAGCAGCTGGTGGAGATCGCCAAGGCAGTGGCCAAAAAGGCCAGGATACTGATCCTTGACGAACCCACCGCAGCCTTGAATGAACATGACAGCGAAAATCTGCTGGAGATTCTCCGGCAGCTGCGGGAGCGTGGTGTTACCTGTGTTTACATCTCGCACAAACTTGAGGAAGTGATGGCTATAGCCGATACCATCACCGTACTGCGCGACGGCAAGACCGTAGCCACCCACGACCAGCATGGGAGTGATCCGCTGGATGAGGCCCGGATCGTATCACTGATGGTAGGGCGTGAGCTTACCGAGCGGTTCCCGCGGATCGAGCACACACCCGGTGAGACCGTAATGCAGATCCGTAACTGGACAGTCCAGGATCCCGGCAATCCCGAAAAGAATGTGGTCGAGGACGTCTCTTTCGATATCCGCAAGGGTGAGATCCTTGGTGTTGCCGGGCTGATGGGTGCCGGCCGTACCGAGCTCATGATGAGTATATTCGGCGCCTACGGTAAACGCCTGAGTGGCGAGATGTTCATGAACGGCAAGAAGATCGAGATCAACAACCCGCTGGATGCCATCCAGGCCGGGGTTGCATATGTAACCGAGGATCGCAAGGGGATGGGGCTGGTTCTTGGGATGGATATCCGGCAGAACACCAGCCTGGCGGCACTCCGCGACCTGGCGAAGCTCTCGGTGATCAATCGCTACGAGGAGATCAAGCAGACCAACCACTATGTGAAATCGCTGCGGATAAAGACCCCCTCGATCGAACAGAAGGCGAAAAACCTGTCCGGCGGGAACCAGCAGAAGGTCGTGCTGGGCAAGTGGATGCTTACCCGGCCGAGCGTGCTGATTCTGGATGAGCCGACTCGAGGTATTGATGTTGGCGCCAAGTTCGAGATCTACAACATCATGAACGCCCTGGTCGATCAGGGTGTCTGTATTGTGATGATTTCGTCGGAGCTCCCGGAGGTTCTCGGGATGAGCGATCGGGTGATCGTAATTCATAAAGGCCGATTGAACGGCGACCTGCACTGGAAGGATGCCACGCAGGAAAAAACCATGTTACTAGCAACCGGAGGCAAATAG